A stretch of Verrucomicrobiota bacterium DNA encodes these proteins:
- a CDS encoding 1-acyl-sn-glycerol-3-phosphate acyltransferase — protein MNPVTPSARMRERIPHSCGLFLERAFRTLFHWLVITGCRILYSLTCKVKVVELAPVPRRGSLIMASNHISHFDPAILSGFFPRRLDWLAMRELFGAGWSARVFTWLNCIPVDRGGTDRTALRQAFHRLADERVIGIFPEGGIRAGEWSILNGAAMKPGLAMLSIHSGAPVVPCALIGSDLLYKPDNWLRRTTIYLIIGDTIEPPKEDARQPGVRERFAADLSKAFISLKEEAVARFNLSEEDLPQTPQARKGIHP, from the coding sequence GTGAATCCCGTCACGCCATCAGCTAGGATGAGAGAGAGGATTCCCCACTCGTGCGGTTTATTTCTCGAACGGGCATTTCGCACCTTGTTTCATTGGCTCGTCATCACGGGTTGCAGGATCCTCTACTCGTTGACCTGCAAGGTGAAGGTCGTCGAACTGGCTCCAGTTCCCCGCCGAGGTTCTCTCATCATGGCCTCCAATCATATCAGCCACTTTGATCCCGCCATCCTGAGTGGTTTTTTTCCACGTCGTCTCGACTGGCTGGCGATGAGGGAGCTCTTCGGAGCCGGCTGGTCGGCGAGGGTCTTCACTTGGTTGAACTGTATTCCCGTCGACCGAGGCGGAACTGACCGCACGGCGCTTCGGCAGGCCTTCCATCGACTCGCCGATGAGCGGGTGATCGGGATCTTTCCAGAAGGGGGCATAAGGGCTGGGGAGTGGTCAATCTTGAACGGGGCCGCCATGAAGCCGGGCCTTGCCATGCTCAGCATCCACTCGGGAGCACCCGTTGTTCCCTGCGCCCTAATTGGGAGCGATCTCCTCTACAAACCGGACAACTGGCTCCGTCGAACCACCATTTATCTGATCATTGGGGATACCATTGAACCGCCAAAAGAGGATGCCCGGCAACCAGGAGTCAGAGAGCGCTTCGCGGCGGATCTCTCGAAGGCTTTCATTTCGCTCAAGGAGGAGGCCGTAGCCCGTTTCAACCTCTCCGAAGAGGATCTTCCCCAGACCCCGCAGGCTAGAAAGGGAATCCATCCATGA
- a CDS encoding uracil-DNA glycosylase, giving the protein MTKNLRVKPKATRTSLENLRISLPPSFEKPTETARETIKPSHPVTPIVSVKDDGRLAKLEILKKSILTCTRCPHLVTSRTQVVYGVGNPFAELLFVGEAPGEEEDLRGEPFIGKAGQLLTKIIGAMEYTRDDIFIANILKCRPDMPAGESGNRKPKPAEMATCLPWLTQQIELIKPKVIVALGLTAVEGLLGEPCTMRDVRGKWLDYQGVPLMPTYHPAYLLRNQTLAEKRKVWEDMLLVLEKLGRPISTKQQGYFLEKA; this is encoded by the coding sequence ATGACCAAGAATCTGCGCGTCAAACCCAAGGCCACCAGGACAAGCCTTGAAAATCTGAGAATCTCGCTCCCCCCCTCCTTTGAAAAACCCACGGAAACCGCTAGGGAAACGATCAAGCCATCACATCCCGTCACCCCGATTGTTTCAGTTAAGGACGATGGACGCCTTGCCAAGCTGGAGATCCTGAAGAAAAGCATCCTAACCTGCACGCGCTGTCCCCACCTCGTGACCAGCCGCACCCAGGTGGTCTACGGTGTCGGCAATCCCTTCGCGGAGCTCCTCTTCGTCGGGGAGGCACCGGGTGAAGAAGAGGATCTCCGTGGCGAACCCTTCATCGGCAAGGCCGGTCAATTGCTTACCAAGATCATTGGGGCCATGGAGTATACCCGCGATGACATCTTCATCGCCAATATTCTGAAATGCCGACCCGACATGCCGGCAGGAGAGTCCGGCAATCGAAAACCGAAACCCGCAGAGATGGCCACATGCCTTCCGTGGCTGACACAACAGATTGAACTCATCAAACCCAAGGTCATTGTCGCTCTCGGCCTGACCGCCGTCGAAGGCTTGCTGGGAGAACCCTGCACGATGCGTGATGTCCGCGGCAAATGGCTCGACTATCAGGGAGTGCCGCTCATGCCGACCTACCACCCCGCCTATCTCTTGAGAAATCAGACTCTCGCCGAGAAGAGGAAAGTCTGGGAGGACATGCTGCTCGTCCTTGAAAAGCTTGGTCGCCCTATCAGTACGAAGCAGCAAGGCTACTTCCTCGAGAAGGCCTAG
- a CDS encoding RluA family pseudouridine synthase — MTEPIVHEITASDEDSHQRVDMVLVRHLSHFSRSKIQSLVKSGRVTLRGEPVKNNEEVKPGDLFRVEEEPPKPPAGARAEDIPLEILHEDEDLLVVNKPAGMVVHIGAGHEDGTLVNALLYHGASLSAGSEEHRPGIVHRLDKETSGCIVVAKNDQIHAALSQAFADRQVKKTYLAIIRGRPRHAKGTIDLAIGRHPVQRQKMTPRRAPSGRDAVTDYELLSTRDGWTLIACMPHTGRTHQIRVHLQSLGHPIAGDPLYGKRDRFERHLLHAWKLEFQHPRTGEPLCCEAPLPSDFDLVPLPASKSSSRA; from the coding sequence ATGACCGAACCCATTGTCCACGAAATCACTGCATCCGACGAGGATAGCCACCAGAGGGTCGATATGGTCCTGGTCCGCCATCTATCTCATTTTTCGCGTTCCAAGATCCAGTCCCTTGTGAAATCGGGAAGAGTTACCCTGCGTGGAGAACCAGTCAAAAACAATGAAGAGGTGAAGCCGGGCGATCTCTTTCGAGTCGAGGAGGAGCCGCCGAAGCCACCAGCAGGAGCCAGAGCCGAGGACATCCCCCTAGAAATCCTGCATGAGGATGAGGATCTCCTCGTGGTCAACAAGCCGGCCGGCATGGTCGTGCATATAGGCGCTGGCCATGAGGATGGCACTCTCGTCAATGCCCTCCTGTATCACGGAGCCTCCCTCTCGGCGGGTTCCGAGGAGCATCGCCCAGGTATTGTCCATCGTCTGGACAAGGAAACCAGCGGCTGCATTGTCGTAGCCAAGAACGATCAGATCCATGCGGCGCTCTCCCAGGCGTTCGCCGACCGTCAGGTGAAGAAAACTTATCTTGCCATCATCCGGGGAAGGCCGCGCCACGCGAAGGGAACCATCGATCTGGCGATAGGCCGTCACCCGGTTCAGCGGCAGAAGATGACGCCCCGTCGGGCCCCCTCGGGACGGGATGCCGTGACAGACTACGAGCTTCTCTCCACGCGTGACGGCTGGACGCTCATTGCTTGCATGCCTCACACAGGGCGAACCCACCAGATCCGTGTCCATCTTCAGAGTCTGGGACACCCGATCGCAGGAGATCCCCTCTACGGAAAACGAGACCGCTTCGAACGCCATCTCCTTCATGCATGGAAACTTGAGTTCCAGCATCCCCGCACCGGTGAACCACTCTGCTGTGAAGCTCCACTTCCCTCTGATTTTGATCTCGTTCCCCTACCGGCTTCAAAGTCATCATCTCGGGCATGA
- a CDS encoding serine/threonine protein kinase, with product MVRCPRCCSEVRVRRRIGPYELLEIAGRGGSGRVFRARCVTENAGVGDVALKVLERSAPDYEEHLVMLRNEAVCARLLDHPGVVKVLNFEEDSSGARLVMEFMGGGSLHERIGPSDSALSRLDEGSVLRVGIEILDALAAAEAQGIVHRDLKPANILFTDDGSANLGDFGLARSIAAQPVAQSHLLATPDYVAPEILEGLPGDFRSDLYGLGCCLYHALTSAPPYQTEGLSIPELLDLKSKPISLSGMDASPTTRKLLAKMTDPNPGKRFASHAQAHREMLAAFGARERKVRGLGELMRNLLTGRIHKR from the coding sequence ATGGTTCGCTGTCCCCGATGCTGCTCCGAAGTTAGGGTCAGGAGAAGGATCGGCCCGTATGAGCTCCTGGAAATCGCGGGTCGGGGTGGAAGCGGTCGGGTTTTCCGGGCGCGTTGTGTAACGGAGAATGCAGGGGTAGGTGACGTGGCACTCAAGGTGCTCGAAAGATCAGCTCCCGATTACGAGGAACATCTGGTGATGCTTCGTAATGAGGCGGTTTGCGCCCGATTGCTGGATCATCCCGGGGTTGTGAAAGTTCTCAACTTTGAGGAAGACTCGTCCGGGGCGCGTCTGGTGATGGAGTTCATGGGGGGAGGCTCTCTCCATGAACGAATCGGTCCGTCGGACTCAGCTTTAAGTCGGCTCGACGAGGGAAGTGTCCTTAGGGTCGGAATTGAGATTCTCGATGCTCTTGCGGCAGCTGAAGCCCAGGGCATCGTGCACCGTGATCTCAAACCCGCCAATATTCTCTTTACCGATGACGGAAGCGCCAACTTAGGGGATTTCGGTCTTGCCCGTAGCATTGCTGCACAGCCCGTTGCTCAGTCCCATCTTCTCGCCACTCCTGATTATGTGGCTCCCGAGATACTGGAGGGTCTTCCCGGTGATTTTCGCTCCGATCTCTATGGGCTTGGATGCTGTCTCTACCATGCGCTGACTTCCGCTCCCCCTTATCAAACGGAAGGGCTCTCAATACCGGAGTTGCTGGATCTCAAGTCAAAACCTATTTCCCTTTCTGGGATGGACGCCTCCCCGACTACGAGAAAGCTCCTGGCCAAAATGACCGATCCCAATCCCGGGAAACGCTTCGCTTCTCATGCCCAGGCACATAGGGAAATGCTCGCCGCCTTCGGTGCGCGAGAACGAAAAGTGAGGGGGCTCGGGGAGTTGATGAGAAATCTTCTCACGGGTAGGATTCATAAACGCTGA
- a CDS encoding adenylate/guanylate cyclase domain-containing protein, protein MRLLKSFLILLFATATVVVLLHLVGAFVGAGTVWQNLIHAASLHPSANGLPLLPLILALLLVPASLWIGIGSSLREMMLLALAALLLLLGGSLVASLYNSYLNPVPCIAALLLSVIAIALFRRTEAGSREPVLRRLFGQRLRPEIFRQLVEGELSVDFPGEMHEASVIVCSVHNHVELMEVLKPEDYVALMNLYLRTASDFLVDIGGYLDECSGESIRVVFGVPLPPSGVLNHAAKAARAAIDLVSRLEELNRECDNRWQQRLDFRMGVNSGPMIAAAYGGARLGRYSVSGPVVDFTRHLSAACAQYGCRILSGPLSYEMASETVEGRPIDLLQRAGSRRRVELYEFLAPKNSLSPERERSRDQFWKGVILFRERKWEEAIKVFASARIPGIPDRVLDYYLERVERARRGDDELTPEQALLAEAV, encoded by the coding sequence ATGAGGCTGCTGAAATCATTCCTGATCCTCCTGTTTGCCACTGCAACGGTCGTTGTTCTTCTTCATCTTGTTGGCGCATTTGTTGGTGCCGGGACCGTGTGGCAAAACCTGATTCATGCCGCATCCCTGCATCCCTCTGCAAATGGACTGCCATTGCTTCCGCTGATTCTGGCGTTGCTTCTTGTTCCCGCTTCCCTCTGGATTGGCATCGGATCCAGCCTGAGAGAAATGATGCTGCTAGCGCTTGCGGCTCTACTACTCCTGCTGGGAGGTTCGCTCGTAGCCTCCCTTTACAACTCGTACCTGAATCCTGTGCCGTGTATCGCGGCCCTCCTTCTTTCAGTGATTGCGATTGCTCTTTTCCGAAGAACCGAGGCGGGATCCAGAGAGCCCGTACTGCGGCGTCTTTTTGGTCAGCGACTAAGGCCCGAGATCTTCCGGCAACTTGTCGAAGGGGAATTGTCCGTCGATTTTCCCGGCGAGATGCATGAAGCCTCTGTGATTGTCTGCTCTGTCCATAACCATGTCGAACTCATGGAGGTGCTGAAGCCGGAGGATTATGTCGCTTTGATGAATCTCTACTTACGGACGGCCTCCGACTTTCTGGTCGATATCGGCGGTTACCTTGACGAGTGCTCAGGTGAGAGTATCCGGGTCGTCTTCGGAGTCCCGCTCCCGCCCTCGGGAGTTCTCAACCATGCGGCAAAGGCTGCCCGTGCGGCAATCGATCTGGTGTCGCGGCTCGAAGAACTCAATCGTGAATGCGACAACCGCTGGCAGCAGCGCCTGGATTTTCGCATGGGGGTGAACTCGGGGCCCATGATCGCTGCCGCCTACGGGGGTGCCAGATTGGGGCGTTACAGCGTTTCGGGCCCTGTGGTGGATTTTACACGTCATCTCTCCGCGGCCTGCGCTCAGTATGGATGCCGTATTCTGAGCGGTCCGTTATCCTATGAGATGGCTTCTGAAACCGTGGAGGGCCGCCCCATTGATCTTCTCCAGCGTGCCGGCAGCCGCCGCCGCGTCGAACTCTATGAGTTTCTTGCCCCGAAGAACTCTCTCTCTCCTGAGAGGGAGCGCAGTCGCGACCAGTTCTGGAAGGGGGTTATTCTTTTCCGTGAGCGCAAGTGGGAAGAGGCAATCAAGGTCTTCGCCTCGGCGCGGATTCCAGGCATACCGGACAGGGTGCTGGATTATTATCTGGAGCGCGTCGAGAGGGCCCGCCGCGGCGACGATGAACTGACGCCCGAGCAGGCGTTGCTGGCGGAAGCGGTCTGA
- the ruvA gene encoding Holliday junction branch migration protein RuvA — MITFVEGILEDVLPNQIVVNAGGIGYQILIPLSSYSKLSSTGARVRVLTHHHVREDAQILYGFSSSEERDLFRLLMAHVSGIGPKLALAILSGMEVGHFKSAVVTSDIAAISKISGVGKKTAERVVLELKDKLGVAAEWEAASRGNAPSGIERHLHDAVLALISLGYKQVDAHKAVKAVMTKLSADSSAEDVVREALRNLLS, encoded by the coding sequence ATGATCACTTTTGTCGAAGGGATACTGGAAGATGTGCTTCCGAACCAAATCGTCGTCAATGCTGGTGGAATCGGCTATCAGATTCTCATCCCCTTATCGAGTTACAGCAAACTCTCCTCCACGGGAGCCAGAGTTCGGGTGCTGACCCATCACCATGTGCGCGAGGATGCTCAGATCCTCTACGGTTTTTCCTCCTCCGAAGAGCGCGACCTTTTCCGTCTACTCATGGCTCATGTCTCAGGTATCGGCCCGAAGCTAGCCCTCGCCATCCTGAGTGGGATGGAAGTCGGACATTTCAAATCGGCCGTGGTCACTTCCGATATCGCGGCGATTTCGAAGATCTCCGGAGTTGGAAAGAAAACCGCCGAGCGGGTCGTGCTGGAACTCAAGGACAAGCTCGGAGTGGCTGCGGAATGGGAGGCGGCAAGCCGTGGAAATGCACCATCGGGCATCGAGCGCCATCTCCACGATGCCGTGCTGGCCCTGATATCGCTTGGGTACAAACAGGTCGATGCCCACAAGGCTGTGAAAGCCGTGATGACCAAGCTTTCGGCCGATTCCTCCGCCGAGGATGTGGTGCGTGAGGCACTCAGGAATCTTCTCTCGTGA
- a CDS encoding cyclopropane-fatty-acyl-phospholipid synthase family protein translates to MSIGNRNSLHQKGNESRGKGLLDPVLRGLIRHGSLRVIDWRGSSVTYGDGQGEEIVIRIHDQKTGWRLLLDPQLEAGEAYMEGRLTIEQGTLHDFLDLLFRSIGLKALNYPMSGITERLRDLMRGFHQFNPASRSRRNVAHHYDLSDNLYALFLDADRQYSCGYFATGEETLEECQELKKLHIAAKLLLRPGDKVLDIGSGWGGLGLTLAGKFGADVTGLTLSTEQHAHANLRAFHAGLADRLRFEMRDYRHEASSYDRIVSVGMFEHVGVNHYGEFFRKISELLREDGVALIHSIGRPEGPGHTNPWIAKHIFPGGYSPALSEVLPEIEKAGLFVTDIEILRMHYADTLRLWRKRFESRREEVRGLYDERFCRMWEFYLVTSELSFRHQGQMVFQIQLAKRPDVVPITRDYIHSFEAENSD, encoded by the coding sequence ATGTCTATTGGAAATCGAAATTCTCTGCATCAGAAAGGGAATGAAAGTCGAGGCAAGGGGCTGCTTGATCCTGTTCTCCGGGGATTGATACGGCACGGTTCTCTGCGAGTCATTGACTGGAGAGGATCTTCGGTCACCTATGGTGATGGTCAGGGAGAGGAGATTGTCATCCGGATTCATGATCAGAAAACCGGATGGAGGCTACTTCTTGATCCGCAACTCGAGGCCGGCGAGGCCTACATGGAGGGGCGACTGACAATAGAACAGGGGACGCTCCATGACTTCCTCGATCTGCTCTTCCGTTCGATCGGGCTGAAAGCATTGAACTACCCGATGAGTGGAATCACGGAACGACTGCGCGATCTCATGCGTGGTTTTCACCAGTTCAATCCGGCTTCACGCTCGCGAAGGAATGTGGCTCACCACTACGATCTCTCGGATAATCTCTACGCGCTCTTCTTGGATGCCGACAGGCAGTATTCCTGCGGCTATTTCGCGACCGGTGAGGAGACATTAGAGGAGTGCCAGGAGCTCAAGAAACTTCATATCGCAGCGAAGCTGCTGCTTCGCCCCGGTGACAAGGTGCTTGATATCGGATCGGGATGGGGAGGACTGGGGCTGACGCTTGCCGGAAAGTTCGGTGCCGATGTGACGGGATTGACGCTTTCGACTGAGCAGCATGCTCATGCCAATCTCCGCGCCTTCCATGCAGGGTTGGCCGATCGTTTGCGATTCGAGATGCGGGACTACCGTCATGAGGCGAGCAGCTATGACAGGATCGTCTCTGTCGGAATGTTCGAGCACGTGGGGGTGAATCATTACGGGGAGTTTTTTCGCAAGATCTCGGAGTTGCTGAGAGAGGATGGTGTCGCGCTGATTCACTCCATCGGCAGGCCGGAGGGGCCGGGACATACGAATCCCTGGATCGCTAAACACATTTTTCCCGGAGGTTATTCCCCGGCGCTTTCCGAAGTCCTTCCTGAGATCGAGAAAGCGGGGTTGTTTGTAACAGACATCGAGATCCTGAGGATGCACTACGCCGACACCCTGCGGCTCTGGCGCAAACGCTTCGAGTCGCGAAGGGAAGAAGTCCGAGGCCTTTATGACGAGCGGTTCTGTAGGATGTGGGAATTCTACCTGGTCACCAGCGAGCTCAGCTTCCGGCATCAGGGGCAGATGGTCTTCCAGATCCAGTTGGCCAAGCGTCCGGATGTTGTCCCCATCACGCGGGACTACATTCACAGCTTTGAGGCCGAAAATAGCGATTAG
- the lpxK gene encoding tetraacyldisaccharide 4'-kinase: MRQLLDRLEQFAVDVILERRAGKRAGLLRIVLRGLSFLYLAIVSVRIRLYYSNILRPHQVGCPVVSIGNLTVGGTGKTPVVEKLARELSMRGRKVAILSRGYKSTRRRIPGNDTSPVRVVSEGGALLLDSKNAGDEPFMLAKNLRGVAVVVDKDRVECGRHAIAQLGSDLLILDDGLQYLRLQRRFDLVLIDREAPFGNEYLLPRGTLREPPSHLRRATHILITKCDGSDLSELYRRIRLHNRTAAIIECRHRPVELQDFSSGKKIPVSSLQGLKAAALSAIASPESFEQGLRRLGVSLELTQSFADHHRYSKRELDRFIKRCTRRGISCIITTEKDAVRMPHLLNQEIPIHYLRIEIEIIKGQEHWDRMLNQLLHPPHPVIEDSETNGEELRQAAEGLVSAAS, translated from the coding sequence ATGAGGCAGCTACTCGACAGACTCGAACAGTTTGCCGTCGATGTCATCCTGGAGAGGAGGGCCGGAAAAAGAGCAGGCCTACTCCGAATCGTTCTTCGTGGGCTTTCCTTCCTCTATCTCGCCATTGTCTCCGTCAGAATCCGACTCTACTACTCCAATATACTGAGACCGCACCAGGTTGGATGCCCCGTGGTAAGCATCGGTAATCTTACGGTTGGCGGTACAGGAAAGACCCCGGTCGTTGAAAAACTCGCCCGAGAGCTCTCGATGCGCGGAAGGAAGGTTGCAATTCTCAGCAGAGGATACAAAAGCACGCGCCGACGGATCCCTGGGAACGACACCTCCCCTGTGCGTGTCGTCTCCGAAGGAGGGGCTCTCCTACTGGATTCCAAGAATGCAGGTGACGAGCCCTTCATGCTGGCAAAGAACCTTCGAGGGGTCGCAGTGGTGGTTGATAAAGACCGCGTCGAATGCGGACGCCATGCCATCGCTCAATTAGGAAGCGACCTGCTGATCCTTGATGACGGGCTCCAGTACCTCCGCCTGCAACGTCGCTTCGACCTTGTCCTAATTGACCGGGAGGCCCCCTTCGGTAACGAGTATCTTCTTCCCCGAGGCACACTGCGCGAACCACCCTCTCACCTAAGACGGGCCACTCATATCCTGATCACCAAATGCGACGGAAGTGATCTCTCTGAACTTTACCGCCGCATCAGGCTCCATAACAGAACAGCCGCCATCATTGAATGTCGGCACCGTCCGGTAGAACTTCAGGATTTCTCGAGCGGCAAGAAAATCCCAGTCTCCTCTCTGCAAGGCCTCAAGGCCGCAGCTCTCTCCGCCATTGCCTCACCAGAGAGCTTCGAGCAGGGACTTCGCCGGCTCGGTGTCTCTCTGGAGCTGACCCAGAGCTTTGCTGACCATCACCGCTACTCGAAACGAGAACTCGACCGCTTCATCAAACGCTGCACGCGCCGCGGCATCTCCTGCATCATCACCACGGAGAAGGATGCCGTGCGGATGCCCCACCTGCTGAACCAGGAAATTCCGATTCATTACCTGAGAATCGAGATTGAAATCATTAAGGGCCAGGAGCATTGGGATCGGATGCTTAACCAACTCCTCCACCCGCCTCATCCTGTCATCGAGGATTCCGAGACAAACGGAGAGGAACTCCGTCAGGCGGCCGAAGGCCTGGTGAGCGCGGCTTCCTAA
- the thrB gene encoding homoserine kinase, which translates to MKLITSVTVSIPGTTANLGPGFDSFGLALDVANLVTITAAQKMAASPAMVEATGKSFFLGSGLTPFPFSWKIKGSVPQARGLGSSVTVRLGTLMGLNALCGNPLSRLGIYRLCAELEGHPDNAAPAMFGGFTIARSHLDPIRLPVSAKLRFVLLIPDFEVATPDARKVMPKSISIGDAAANAADAAVIATAFATGKYELLRGAFGDRLHQPYRAKLVPFLGEVVTAGEQAGAIGGWLSGSGSTICCLAPDAVSAKKIAASMRAAAPKGAKIAIVAADNKGARIVKS; encoded by the coding sequence ATGAAACTCATAACTTCCGTCACGGTCTCCATCCCAGGCACTACGGCGAATCTGGGTCCGGGATTCGATTCGTTTGGATTGGCTCTGGATGTGGCAAATCTCGTCACGATCACTGCTGCGCAAAAGATGGCTGCCTCACCCGCGATGGTGGAGGCCACGGGAAAAAGCTTTTTCCTCGGGAGCGGACTCACACCCTTTCCATTCTCCTGGAAAATCAAGGGGAGCGTCCCCCAGGCGCGAGGCCTGGGAAGCAGCGTCACGGTCCGTCTCGGCACCCTCATGGGACTCAATGCCCTCTGCGGCAATCCTCTCTCACGCCTCGGTATCTATCGCCTCTGTGCGGAACTGGAGGGACACCCTGACAATGCGGCTCCCGCTATGTTTGGAGGGTTCACGATTGCCCGCTCTCATCTCGATCCCATCCGCCTGCCGGTCTCGGCAAAACTCCGCTTTGTTCTCCTCATCCCGGACTTTGAGGTAGCCACTCCCGACGCGCGCAAGGTCATGCCCAAGTCGATCAGTATCGGCGATGCGGCAGCTAATGCGGCGGATGCAGCCGTGATCGCGACTGCCTTCGCTACCGGGAAATACGAACTGCTACGGGGAGCCTTCGGCGACCGTCTTCACCAACCCTACCGCGCCAAGCTCGTACCCTTCCTCGGAGAGGTTGTCACAGCGGGTGAGCAGGCCGGAGCCATTGGAGGATGGCTTAGCGGTTCAGGTTCGACCATCTGCTGCCTTGCCCCTGATGCCGTTTCTGCAAAAAAAATCGCTGCTTCAATGCGCGCAGCTGCACCGAAGGGTGCCAAGATAGCCATTGTCGCCGCCGACAACAAAGGGGCCAGGATCGTCAAATCCTGA
- a CDS encoding diacylglycerol kinase family protein: MITRFLQARIRSFGYAFNGLKVLLLTQPHAQLHALATVAVLIAGKILHLRRWEWVAILLCIGMVWMAEALNTALEFLADEVSLEQRERIGKAKDVAAGGVLITALISVAVAVIVFRNHLP, encoded by the coding sequence ATGATTACCCGATTCCTCCAAGCACGTATCCGGAGCTTCGGCTATGCATTCAATGGTCTGAAGGTTCTCTTGCTAACCCAGCCCCACGCCCAGCTCCACGCTCTGGCAACCGTGGCCGTGCTGATTGCGGGTAAGATTCTCCATCTTAGGCGATGGGAATGGGTGGCCATCCTACTCTGCATCGGCATGGTCTGGATGGCGGAGGCTCTCAACACGGCATTGGAGTTTCTAGCCGATGAGGTTTCACTCGAGCAGAGGGAGCGGATCGGCAAGGCCAAGGATGTCGCTGCCGGCGGAGTACTAATCACCGCACTGATCTCGGTTGCCGTCGCTGTCATTGTCTTCAGAAATCATCTTCCCTGA